The following proteins are co-located in the Malus sylvestris chromosome 13, drMalSylv7.2, whole genome shotgun sequence genome:
- the LOC126594878 gene encoding phosphoenolpyruvate carboxylase 4-like isoform X1 gives MTDTTDDIAEEISFQSFEDDCRMLGSLLQEVLQREVRSQIMEKVERTRILAQSACNMRNAGIEDVAEVLEKQLASEISKMSLEEALILARTFSHYLNLMGIAETHHRVRKQRNDSNEASLSKSCDDIFNQLVHGGVSPDELYNTVCKQEVEIVLTAHPTQINRRTLQYKHIRIAHLLDYKHRPDLGDEDKEMLIEDLVREITSIWQTDELRRHKPTPVDEARAGLNIVEQSLWKAVPHYLRRVSNALKKYTGKPLPLTCTPIKFGSWMGGDRDGNPNVTAKVTKDVSLLSKWMAIDLYIRELDNLKFELSMNRCSDRLSRLADEILEQETSSEDRHENWHQYFGRHQSKQQGAALPSQLPARADQPSCTDCIPRIEIPRANYLLNHQDGQDSPMSNPSSQNPFRNGHTIPNGSSGSPPSNSSRLLNQRKMFAESQIGRSSFQKLLEPRPPQRSGIAPYRVVLGNVKDKLMKTRTRLELLLENLPCDYDPWDCYDTTDQLLEPLLLCYESLQSCGSGVLADGRLADLIRRVATFGMVLMKLDLRQESGRHAETLDAVTKYLDMGTYSEWDEEKKLKFLTKELKGKRPLVPKSMEVGPDVKEVLDTFHIAAELGSDSLGAYVISMASNASDVLAVELLQKDARLAVSGGLGGPCPGGTLRVVPLFETVKDLREAGSAIRKLLSIDWYRDHIIKNHNGLQEVMVGYSDSGKDAGRFTAAWELYKAQEDVVAACNEFGIKVTLFHGRGGSIGRGGGPTYLAIQSQPPGSVMGTLRSTEQGEMVQAKFGLPQTAVRQLEIYTTAVLLATIRPPHSPREEKWRNLMEEISKISCQNYRSVVYENPEFLAYFHEATPQAELGFLNIGSRPTRRKSSTGIGHLRAIPWVFAWTQTRFVLPSWLGVGAGLRGVCEKGHTEDLKAMYREWPFFQCTLDLIEMILGKADAPIAKHYDEVLVSESRRHLGSELRKELLTTEKYVLVVSGHEKLSENNRSLRKLIESRLPFLNPMNMLQVEVLKRLRCDDDNNKLRDALLITINGIAAGMRNTG, from the exons ATGACGGATACGACGGACGACATAGCGGAGGAAATCTCCTTCCAGAGCTTCGAAGACGACTGCAGAATGCTCGGCAGCCTTCTGCAGGAGGTGTTGCAGCGAGAGGTCCGAAGCCAAATCATGGAGAAAGTTGAAAGGACCCGAATCCTCGCTCAG AGTGCTTGTAATATGAGGAATGCGGGGATAGAGGACGTTGCGGAGGTGCTGGAGAAGCAACTGGCGTCGGAAATATCAAAGATGAGCTTGGAGGAGGCCTTGATCCTCGCTCGTACTTTCAGCCACTACCTTAATTTGATGGGCATTGCCGAAACCCATCACAG GGTTCGCAAGCAGCGAAATGACTCGAATGAGGCATCTCTATCGAAATCTTGTGACGATATATTTAATCAGCTTGTTCATGGTGGTGTTTCCCCAGACGAGCTTTATAATACTGTTTGCAAGCAG GAGGTTGAAATTGTTCTTACTGCACATCCTACACAAATTAATCGTCGCACCTTACAATACAAACATATAAGAATTGCT CATCTTTTAGACTACAAGCACCGACCTGATCTTGGCGATGAAGACAAAGAAATGCTGATTGAAGATCTG GTGAGAGAAATCACTTCAATATGGCAAACAGATGAGCTTAGGCGCCATAAACCTACGCCGGTTGATGAAGCTAGGGCAG GTTTGAACATTGTGGAGCAATCCCTTTGGAAAGCTGTACCTCATTATCTACGTCGAGTCAGCAATGCTTTGAAGAAG TATACTGGAAAACCACTTCCATTAACTTGCACACCTATAAAATTTGGGTCTTGGATGGGGGGTGACAGAGATGGAAATCCCAATGTAACAGCAAAG GTCACAAAAGATGTCTCACTTTTATCTAAGTGGATGGCTATTGATCTCTACATTCGAGAACTTGATAACCTCAAATTTGAGCTATCCATGAACCGTTGCAGTGATCGACTGTCAAGGCTGGCAGATGAAATTCTAGAGCAAG AAACTTCATCTGAGGATCGCCATGAGAATTGGCATCAGTACTTTGGTAGACATCAGTCGAAGCAACAAGGTGCAGCTCTTCCATCACAACTTCCAGCCAGAGCTGATCAACCCTCGTGCACAG ACTGCATTCCTCGAATTGAAATTCCGAGGGCTAATTACCTGCTGAACCATCAG GACGGTCAGGACTCTCCAATGTCAAATCCTTCATCCCAGAATCCTTTTCGCAATGGGCATACAATACCAAATGGATCTTCAGGGTCTCCCCCTTCTAATTCAAGTCGACTTCTTAACCAAAGGAAAATGTTTGCAGAGTCCCAGATTGGAAGGTCTAGTTTCCAAAAGCTTTTAGAGCCAAGGCCTCCTCAGAGATCTGGAATTGCTCCGTATAGAGTGGTTCTTGGTAATGTAAAGGATAAG CTTATGAAGACACGAACACGTTTGGAGCTTCTTCTTGAAAATCTTCCTTGTGACTATGACCCATGGGATTGCTATGACACTACAGATCAACTTTTAGAACCGCTGCTCCTATGCTATGAGTCTTTG CAATCATGTGGATCTGGGGTGCTAGCTGACGGTCGGCTTGCTGATCTGATCCGAAGAGTTGCTACGTTTGGGATGGTACTAATGAAGCTCGACTTGCGTCAG GAATCTGGTAGGCATGCTGAAACACTTGATGCTGTTaccaaatatttggatatgggtACATACAGTGAGTGGGATGAAGAAAAGAAACTCAAATTTCTTACTAAAGAGCTCAAGGGGAAGAGACCACTGGTTCCAAAAAGCATGGAG GTTGGTCCTGATGTTAAGGAAGTACTTGATACCTTCCACATTGCTGCTGAGCTGGGGAGTGATTCCCTTGGAGCCTATGTGATTTCTATGGCGTCAAAC GCAAGTGATGTTCTCGCGGTCGAGCTGTTGCAGAAAGATGCACGACTAGCTGTTAGTGGGGGGCTAGGAGGGCCGTGTCCTGGTGGAAC GCTGCGGGTGGTTCCTTTGTTTGAAACTGTGAAGGACTTGAGAGAAGCTGGCTCGGCGATCAGAAAATTATTATCCATTGATTGGTACCGGGATCACATAATCAAGAACCATAATGGCCTTCAAGAG GTGATGGTTGGATATTCCGATTCTGGTAAAGATGCTGGGCGTTTTACTGCAGCATGGGAACTTTACAAAGCCCAAGAGGATGTTGTGGCCGCATGTAATGAATTCGGTATTAAGGTTACCCTGTTCCACGGACGAGGAGGAAGTATTGGTCGTGGAGGTGGCCCTACATATCTTGCCATTCAATCCCAACCGCCTGGTTCTGTAATG GGTACCCTACGGTCAACTGAGCAAGGAGAAATGGTTCAGGCAAAATTTGGGCTGCCACAAACTGCTGTCAGGCAGCTAGAAATATACACAACAGCTGTGCTGCTAGCAACCATACGCCCTCCACACTCACCTCGTGAAGAAAAGTGGCGTAACCTCATGGAGGAAATCTCAAAAATTAGTTGCCAGAACTACCGGAGCGTAGTCTATGAAAATCCAGAATTCCTTGCCTACTTCCATGAGGCTACACCTCAGGCTGAGCTTGGCTTCCTCAACATAGGAAGCCGCCCCACAAGAAGAAAGAGCTCCACAGGAATCGGACATCTTCGTGCAATTCCATGGGTGTTTGCATGGACCCAAACCAGATTTGTTCTTCCGTCATGGCTCGGAGTTGGAGCAGGTTTAAGGGGGGTTTGCGAGAAGGGACACACCGAAGACTTAAAAGCCATGTACAGAGAATGGCCTTTCTTTCAATGTACCCTTGACCTTATAGAGATGATTTTGGGGAAGGCAGACGCTCCTATAGCCAAACACTACGACGAAGTCCTTGTCTCAGAAAGCAGGCGACATCTTGGTTCTGAGCTGCGAAAGGAGCTCTTGACTACAGAGAAGTATGTATTGGTGGTTAGTGGGCACGAGAAACTATCTGAGAATAATCGGAGCTTGAGGAAGCTAATTGAAAGCAGGCTCCCCTTTCTCAATCCTATGAACATGTTGCAGGTTGAGGTACTCAAGAGACTGAGATGCGATGACGATAACAATAAACTCAGGGATGCATTGCTCATCACAATAAATGGGATCGCCGCAGGGATGAGAAACACAGGCTGA
- the LOC126594878 gene encoding phosphoenolpyruvate carboxylase 4-like isoform X2, protein MTDTTDDIAEEISFQSFEDDCRMLGSLLQEVLQREVRSQIMEKVERTRILAQSACNMRNAGIEDVAEVLEKQLASEISKMSLEEALILARTFSHYLNLMGIAETHHRVRKQRNDSNEASLSKSCDDIFNQLVHGGVSPDELYNTVCKQEVEIVLTAHPTQINRRTLQYKHIRIAHLLDYKHRPDLGDEDKEMLIEDLVREITSIWQTDELRRHKPTPVDEARAGLNIVEQSLWKAVPHYLRRVSNALKKYTGKPLPLTCTPIKFGSWMGGDRDGNPNVTAKVTKDVSLLSKWMAIDLYIRELDNLKFELSMNRCSDRLSRLADEILEQETSSEDRHENWHQYFGRHQSKQQGAALPSQLPARADQPSCTDCIPRIEIPRANYLLNHQDGQDSPMSNPSSQNPFRNGHTIPNGSSGSPPSNSSRLLNQRKMFAESQIGRSSFQKLLEPRPPQRSGIAPYRVVLGNVKDKLMKTRTRLELLLENLPCDYDPWDCYDTTDQLLEPLLLCYESLQSCGSGVLADGRLADLIRRVATFGMVLMKLDLRQESGRHAETLDAVTKYLDMGTYSEWDEEKKLKFLTKELKGKRPLVPKSMEVGPDVKEVLDTFHIAAELGSDSLGAYVISMASNKDARLAVSGGLGGPCPGGTLRVVPLFETVKDLREAGSAIRKLLSIDWYRDHIIKNHNGLQEVMVGYSDSGKDAGRFTAAWELYKAQEDVVAACNEFGIKVTLFHGRGGSIGRGGGPTYLAIQSQPPGSVMGTLRSTEQGEMVQAKFGLPQTAVRQLEIYTTAVLLATIRPPHSPREEKWRNLMEEISKISCQNYRSVVYENPEFLAYFHEATPQAELGFLNIGSRPTRRKSSTGIGHLRAIPWVFAWTQTRFVLPSWLGVGAGLRGVCEKGHTEDLKAMYREWPFFQCTLDLIEMILGKADAPIAKHYDEVLVSESRRHLGSELRKELLTTEKYVLVVSGHEKLSENNRSLRKLIESRLPFLNPMNMLQVEVLKRLRCDDDNNKLRDALLITINGIAAGMRNTG, encoded by the exons ATGACGGATACGACGGACGACATAGCGGAGGAAATCTCCTTCCAGAGCTTCGAAGACGACTGCAGAATGCTCGGCAGCCTTCTGCAGGAGGTGTTGCAGCGAGAGGTCCGAAGCCAAATCATGGAGAAAGTTGAAAGGACCCGAATCCTCGCTCAG AGTGCTTGTAATATGAGGAATGCGGGGATAGAGGACGTTGCGGAGGTGCTGGAGAAGCAACTGGCGTCGGAAATATCAAAGATGAGCTTGGAGGAGGCCTTGATCCTCGCTCGTACTTTCAGCCACTACCTTAATTTGATGGGCATTGCCGAAACCCATCACAG GGTTCGCAAGCAGCGAAATGACTCGAATGAGGCATCTCTATCGAAATCTTGTGACGATATATTTAATCAGCTTGTTCATGGTGGTGTTTCCCCAGACGAGCTTTATAATACTGTTTGCAAGCAG GAGGTTGAAATTGTTCTTACTGCACATCCTACACAAATTAATCGTCGCACCTTACAATACAAACATATAAGAATTGCT CATCTTTTAGACTACAAGCACCGACCTGATCTTGGCGATGAAGACAAAGAAATGCTGATTGAAGATCTG GTGAGAGAAATCACTTCAATATGGCAAACAGATGAGCTTAGGCGCCATAAACCTACGCCGGTTGATGAAGCTAGGGCAG GTTTGAACATTGTGGAGCAATCCCTTTGGAAAGCTGTACCTCATTATCTACGTCGAGTCAGCAATGCTTTGAAGAAG TATACTGGAAAACCACTTCCATTAACTTGCACACCTATAAAATTTGGGTCTTGGATGGGGGGTGACAGAGATGGAAATCCCAATGTAACAGCAAAG GTCACAAAAGATGTCTCACTTTTATCTAAGTGGATGGCTATTGATCTCTACATTCGAGAACTTGATAACCTCAAATTTGAGCTATCCATGAACCGTTGCAGTGATCGACTGTCAAGGCTGGCAGATGAAATTCTAGAGCAAG AAACTTCATCTGAGGATCGCCATGAGAATTGGCATCAGTACTTTGGTAGACATCAGTCGAAGCAACAAGGTGCAGCTCTTCCATCACAACTTCCAGCCAGAGCTGATCAACCCTCGTGCACAG ACTGCATTCCTCGAATTGAAATTCCGAGGGCTAATTACCTGCTGAACCATCAG GACGGTCAGGACTCTCCAATGTCAAATCCTTCATCCCAGAATCCTTTTCGCAATGGGCATACAATACCAAATGGATCTTCAGGGTCTCCCCCTTCTAATTCAAGTCGACTTCTTAACCAAAGGAAAATGTTTGCAGAGTCCCAGATTGGAAGGTCTAGTTTCCAAAAGCTTTTAGAGCCAAGGCCTCCTCAGAGATCTGGAATTGCTCCGTATAGAGTGGTTCTTGGTAATGTAAAGGATAAG CTTATGAAGACACGAACACGTTTGGAGCTTCTTCTTGAAAATCTTCCTTGTGACTATGACCCATGGGATTGCTATGACACTACAGATCAACTTTTAGAACCGCTGCTCCTATGCTATGAGTCTTTG CAATCATGTGGATCTGGGGTGCTAGCTGACGGTCGGCTTGCTGATCTGATCCGAAGAGTTGCTACGTTTGGGATGGTACTAATGAAGCTCGACTTGCGTCAG GAATCTGGTAGGCATGCTGAAACACTTGATGCTGTTaccaaatatttggatatgggtACATACAGTGAGTGGGATGAAGAAAAGAAACTCAAATTTCTTACTAAAGAGCTCAAGGGGAAGAGACCACTGGTTCCAAAAAGCATGGAG GTTGGTCCTGATGTTAAGGAAGTACTTGATACCTTCCACATTGCTGCTGAGCTGGGGAGTGATTCCCTTGGAGCCTATGTGATTTCTATGGCGTCAAAC AAAGATGCACGACTAGCTGTTAGTGGGGGGCTAGGAGGGCCGTGTCCTGGTGGAAC GCTGCGGGTGGTTCCTTTGTTTGAAACTGTGAAGGACTTGAGAGAAGCTGGCTCGGCGATCAGAAAATTATTATCCATTGATTGGTACCGGGATCACATAATCAAGAACCATAATGGCCTTCAAGAG GTGATGGTTGGATATTCCGATTCTGGTAAAGATGCTGGGCGTTTTACTGCAGCATGGGAACTTTACAAAGCCCAAGAGGATGTTGTGGCCGCATGTAATGAATTCGGTATTAAGGTTACCCTGTTCCACGGACGAGGAGGAAGTATTGGTCGTGGAGGTGGCCCTACATATCTTGCCATTCAATCCCAACCGCCTGGTTCTGTAATG GGTACCCTACGGTCAACTGAGCAAGGAGAAATGGTTCAGGCAAAATTTGGGCTGCCACAAACTGCTGTCAGGCAGCTAGAAATATACACAACAGCTGTGCTGCTAGCAACCATACGCCCTCCACACTCACCTCGTGAAGAAAAGTGGCGTAACCTCATGGAGGAAATCTCAAAAATTAGTTGCCAGAACTACCGGAGCGTAGTCTATGAAAATCCAGAATTCCTTGCCTACTTCCATGAGGCTACACCTCAGGCTGAGCTTGGCTTCCTCAACATAGGAAGCCGCCCCACAAGAAGAAAGAGCTCCACAGGAATCGGACATCTTCGTGCAATTCCATGGGTGTTTGCATGGACCCAAACCAGATTTGTTCTTCCGTCATGGCTCGGAGTTGGAGCAGGTTTAAGGGGGGTTTGCGAGAAGGGACACACCGAAGACTTAAAAGCCATGTACAGAGAATGGCCTTTCTTTCAATGTACCCTTGACCTTATAGAGATGATTTTGGGGAAGGCAGACGCTCCTATAGCCAAACACTACGACGAAGTCCTTGTCTCAGAAAGCAGGCGACATCTTGGTTCTGAGCTGCGAAAGGAGCTCTTGACTACAGAGAAGTATGTATTGGTGGTTAGTGGGCACGAGAAACTATCTGAGAATAATCGGAGCTTGAGGAAGCTAATTGAAAGCAGGCTCCCCTTTCTCAATCCTATGAACATGTTGCAGGTTGAGGTACTCAAGAGACTGAGATGCGATGACGATAACAATAAACTCAGGGATGCATTGCTCATCACAATAAATGGGATCGCCGCAGGGATGAGAAACACAGGCTGA